A genomic window from Bordetella genomosp. 9 includes:
- a CDS encoding DUF5993 family protein — translation MIMMLPFVLGMLAVWFGIRGRRSACFALWIVTLLVFAAWANHHMTDPLRLSL, via the coding sequence ATGATCATGATGCTGCCGTTCGTACTCGGCATGCTGGCGGTTTGGTTTGGCATCCGGGGCAGGCGATCCGCCTGCTTCGCCTTATGGATCGTGACCCTGCTGGTCTTCGCCGCCTGGGCGAACCACCATATGACCGACCCGCTGCGGCTGTCGCTCTAG
- a CDS encoding disulfide bond formation protein B: MQFASRASHPASTLLNALALLAITGSLILAFAWQIVFNELPCPLCLLQRLALVMAGAGLLLNLRFGASPAHYAMVLAAALAGAVVAARQMMLHQAPGDPGYGSTLLGIHFYTWALVAFVALIAYCAVMLALDRRSGDNSHPRRAGIVAGAIMWLFFVAVVAHAAGTTLECGLGPCPDNPTAYQWLPAFGG, encoded by the coding sequence ATGCAATTCGCCTCCCGGGCCTCGCATCCCGCCTCGACCCTGTTGAACGCGCTGGCCTTGCTGGCGATCACGGGCTCGCTGATCCTGGCCTTCGCCTGGCAGATCGTCTTCAACGAATTGCCCTGCCCGCTGTGCCTGCTGCAGCGCCTGGCCCTCGTGATGGCGGGCGCGGGCCTGCTGTTGAATCTGCGTTTCGGCGCATCGCCGGCGCATTACGCCATGGTCCTCGCCGCCGCGCTGGCCGGCGCGGTGGTGGCGGCACGGCAGATGATGCTGCATCAGGCGCCGGGGGACCCGGGCTACGGGTCGACGCTGCTCGGCATACATTTCTACACCTGGGCGCTGGTGGCCTTCGTCGCGCTGATCGCCTATTGCGCGGTGATGCTGGCGCTGGACCGCCGGTCGGGCGACAACAGCCATCCGCGGCGCGCCGGCATCGTGGCGGGCGCCATCATGTGGCTGTTTTTCGTGGCCGTCGTGGCGCATGCCGCCGGCACGACGCTGGAATGCGGCCTGGGGCCTTGCCCGGATAATCCCACGGCCTACCAGTGGCTTCCGGCGTTCGGCGGCTGA
- the purE gene encoding 5-(carboxyamino)imidazole ribonucleotide mutase, which yields MTAKSTSTPAPTPLVGVIMGSSSDWEVMKHAVAMLDDFGVACEARVISAHRMPLDMAEYGAAARGRGLRAIIAGAGGAAHLPGMMAALTEVPVFGVPVPSKYLRGEDSLLSIVQMPKGVPVATFAIGEAGAANAALHAIANLATTDDRLHARLVEFRARQTQAARDMQVPPPGAQA from the coding sequence ATGACCGCCAAATCCACCTCTACGCCCGCGCCGACGCCCCTGGTCGGCGTGATCATGGGCTCCTCCAGTGACTGGGAAGTCATGAAGCACGCCGTCGCCATGCTGGACGACTTCGGCGTCGCCTGCGAAGCCCGCGTGATTTCCGCGCACCGCATGCCGCTGGACATGGCCGAGTACGGCGCGGCGGCACGCGGACGGGGCTTGCGCGCCATCATCGCCGGCGCCGGCGGGGCGGCGCATCTGCCTGGCATGATGGCCGCGCTGACCGAAGTGCCGGTGTTCGGCGTGCCGGTGCCGTCCAAGTACCTGCGCGGCGAAGATTCGCTGCTTTCCATCGTGCAGATGCCCAAGGGCGTGCCCGTGGCGACCTTCGCCATCGGCGAAGCCGGCGCCGCCAACGCGGCCTTGCACGCCATCGCGAACCTGGCCACCACCGACGATCGCCTGCATGCGCGGCTGGTGGAATTCCGCGCCCGCCAGACGCAGGCCGCGCGCGATATGCAGGTGCCCCCGCCGGGAGCGCAAGCATGA
- a CDS encoding 5-(carboxyamino)imidazole ribonucleotide synthase: protein MTARHDAKAGKAGAAPASATIVEPGGWLGLLGGGQLGRMFCHAAQSLGYKVAVLDPAADGPAAMVADRHIHAAYDDPAGLDELARTCRAVTTEFENVPADSLRALAARCRVSPSADAVAVVQDRIAEKSFIAGQGIPVAPHVAVRQDADLRDAPDTLFPGILKVARLGYDGKGQARVQTRDQALAAFEAFGRVPCVLEALLPLDHEISVVIARGFDGGTVMFPVARNVHRDGILAVSTVDRAALSGPDAALERAAGDAALRIAAGLDYHGVLCVEFFVLRDGTLLVNEIAPRPHNSGHYTIDACVTSQFEQQARAMAGLPLGATDLLAPSVMLNILGDIWFEAIDAAQAAPESADTQREPDWAAALSVPTAKLHLYGKRDARRARKMGHVTIVAPTMSQARRDAARVAEALGIPAPGSPAP, encoded by the coding sequence ATGACCGCGCGCCACGATGCCAAGGCCGGCAAGGCCGGCGCCGCGCCCGCTTCCGCCACGATCGTCGAACCGGGCGGATGGCTGGGCCTGCTGGGCGGCGGCCAGTTGGGCCGCATGTTCTGCCACGCCGCGCAAAGCCTGGGCTACAAGGTGGCGGTGCTGGATCCGGCCGCCGACGGTCCGGCGGCGATGGTCGCCGACCGCCATATCCACGCGGCCTATGACGACCCCGCCGGACTGGACGAACTCGCGCGCACCTGCCGCGCGGTGACCACCGAATTCGAAAACGTGCCGGCCGACAGCCTGCGCGCCCTGGCGGCGCGCTGCCGCGTCAGCCCGTCGGCCGACGCCGTCGCCGTGGTGCAGGACCGCATCGCCGAAAAGTCCTTCATCGCCGGGCAGGGCATCCCGGTCGCGCCCCACGTCGCCGTGCGGCAGGACGCCGACCTGCGCGATGCTCCCGATACGCTGTTTCCCGGCATCCTGAAGGTGGCCCGGCTGGGGTATGACGGCAAGGGGCAGGCGCGCGTGCAGACGCGCGACCAGGCGCTGGCGGCATTCGAAGCCTTCGGCCGCGTGCCTTGCGTGCTGGAAGCCCTGCTGCCGCTGGACCATGAAATCTCGGTGGTGATCGCGCGCGGCTTCGACGGCGGCACGGTCATGTTCCCGGTGGCCCGCAATGTCCACCGTGACGGCATCCTGGCGGTATCGACCGTGGATCGCGCGGCGCTGTCGGGCCCCGACGCGGCACTGGAGCGCGCCGCCGGCGACGCCGCCCTGCGCATCGCGGCCGGCCTGGATTATCACGGCGTGCTGTGCGTGGAGTTCTTCGTGCTGCGCGACGGGACCCTGCTGGTCAACGAGATCGCGCCGCGCCCGCACAACAGCGGCCACTACACCATCGATGCCTGTGTCACCAGCCAGTTCGAACAGCAGGCGCGCGCCATGGCCGGCTTGCCGCTGGGCGCCACGGACCTGCTGGCGCCGTCGGTCATGCTGAATATCCTGGGCGACATCTGGTTCGAGGCCATCGACGCCGCCCAGGCCGCGCCTGAATCCGCGGACACGCAGCGCGAACCCGACTGGGCCGCGGCCTTGTCCGTGCCCACGGCCAAGCTGCATCTGTACGGCAAGCGCGATGCACGGCGCGCCCGCAAGATGGGCCATGTGACCATCGTCGCGCCCACCATGTCGCAGGCACGGCGCGACGCCGCCCGCGTCGCCGAGGCGCTCGGCATTCCGGCGCCCGGTAGCCCGGCGCCCTGA
- a CDS encoding L-threonylcarbamoyladenylate synthase — MASQTEAEASDEQIAHAARVLAAGQLVAFPTETVYGLGADAESPLAVGRIYAAKGRPSSHPVIVHIAPDADLSYWASDIPPQARDLIDAFWPGPLTLILKRAPRIDPAVSGGQDSVGVRCPSHPVAQRLLRAFAALNPSGQGGVAGPSANRFGQVSPTRAEHVRAEFPDEVAQGMPVLQGGASAVGIESTIVDLSRVDRGMGPVLLRPGHISADDIARVLGVAPALPDAAAPRASGTLRAHYAPHTPLALVSREQLEAAAVGLGLPDDGRVVAVAYTPRPLELDPRLVWQPVAADPARYAQALYAVLRELDGMGYRRILVEAPPLTPEWAAVNDRIGRAAAAFE; from the coding sequence ATGGCGTCCCAGACCGAAGCCGAAGCCAGCGACGAGCAGATCGCGCATGCCGCGCGTGTCCTGGCCGCCGGCCAATTGGTCGCGTTTCCGACGGAAACCGTCTACGGGCTGGGCGCGGATGCGGAAAGTCCGCTCGCGGTCGGGCGTATCTATGCCGCCAAGGGCCGCCCATCCAGCCATCCCGTCATCGTGCATATCGCGCCCGATGCCGACCTGTCGTATTGGGCGTCCGACATTCCGCCGCAGGCGCGCGACTTGATCGACGCCTTCTGGCCGGGCCCGCTCACCTTGATCCTGAAGCGCGCCCCGCGCATCGATCCGGCCGTCAGCGGCGGCCAGGACAGCGTGGGCGTGCGCTGCCCTTCGCACCCGGTGGCGCAGCGCCTGCTGCGCGCCTTCGCCGCCCTGAATCCCAGCGGGCAGGGCGGTGTCGCGGGCCCGTCGGCCAATCGCTTCGGCCAGGTGTCGCCCACGCGCGCCGAGCACGTGCGGGCCGAATTCCCCGATGAGGTCGCCCAGGGCATGCCGGTCCTGCAGGGCGGCGCGTCCGCCGTGGGCATCGAGTCCACCATCGTCGATCTATCACGCGTGGATCGGGGGATGGGGCCGGTGCTGCTGAGGCCGGGCCATATCTCCGCCGACGATATCGCCCGCGTGCTGGGCGTCGCGCCCGCGCTGCCCGATGCGGCGGCGCCGCGCGCGTCGGGCACGCTGCGCGCCCATTATGCCCCGCACACCCCGCTGGCGCTGGTCTCGCGGGAACAGCTGGAGGCCGCCGCGGTGGGCCTGGGCCTGCCGGACGACGGCCGCGTCGTGGCGGTCGCCTACACGCCGCGTCCCCTGGAGCTGGATCCGCGGCTGGTCTGGCAGCCGGTGGCCGCCGACCCGGCCCGGTACGCGCAGGCGCTCTACGCGGTGTTGCGCGAACTGGATGGCATGGGCTATCGCCGCATCCTGGTTGAAGCGCCGCCCCTGACGCCGGAATGGGCGGCGGTGAACGACCGCATCGGCCGCGCCGCGGCCGCCTTCGAATAA
- a CDS encoding amino acid ABC transporter substrate-binding protein yields the protein MKKFLALTASALALAGAAHVAVAGPTLDAVKKKGFVQCGLSDGVTGFSATDSKGEWAGMDVDICRAIAAATLGDASKFKGTALSTQQRFTALQSGEVDVLLRTVTLTQTRDTSLGLAAVAASFYDGQGILVRKSLNVKSAKELDGATICVQPGTTTELNLSDWFRANNIKFTPVVIDKVTEVVRAFESGRCDAFTDDASQLAAVRASQVANPNDYDILPERLSKEPLGPMVRQGDENWLGIVRWTLFALMEAEEYGITQKNVDDMLKSNNPNVLRILGVTPGAGKNMGLDEKWAYNAIKAVGNYGEIFERNVGGGSKLGLKRGVNALWNQGGAMYPWPVR from the coding sequence ATGAAGAAGTTTCTTGCCCTGACCGCGAGCGCTTTGGCGCTGGCGGGCGCCGCGCACGTCGCGGTCGCGGGACCGACGCTGGACGCGGTCAAGAAGAAAGGATTCGTGCAGTGCGGCCTGAGCGATGGCGTGACCGGTTTCAGCGCGACCGACAGCAAGGGCGAATGGGCGGGGATGGACGTGGACATCTGCCGCGCCATCGCGGCGGCGACGCTGGGCGACGCCAGCAAATTCAAGGGCACGGCCCTGTCCACGCAGCAGCGTTTCACCGCGCTGCAATCGGGCGAAGTCGACGTGCTGCTGCGCACGGTCACGCTGACGCAGACGCGCGATACGTCGCTGGGCCTGGCTGCCGTGGCGGCCAGCTTCTATGACGGCCAGGGCATCCTGGTGCGCAAGTCGCTGAACGTCAAGAGCGCCAAGGAGCTGGACGGCGCGACGATCTGCGTGCAGCCGGGCACGACGACGGAGCTGAACCTGTCCGACTGGTTCCGCGCCAACAACATCAAGTTCACGCCGGTGGTCATCGACAAGGTGACCGAGGTGGTGCGCGCCTTCGAATCGGGCCGCTGCGATGCCTTTACCGACGATGCCTCCCAACTGGCGGCGGTGCGCGCGTCGCAAGTGGCCAACCCCAACGATTACGACATCCTGCCCGAACGGCTTTCCAAGGAGCCCCTGGGCCCGATGGTGCGCCAGGGTGACGAAAACTGGCTGGGTATCGTGCGCTGGACGCTGTTCGCGCTGATGGAAGCCGAGGAATACGGCATCACGCAGAAGAATGTCGACGACATGCTCAAGAGCAACAACCCCAACGTGCTGCGCATCCTGGGCGTGACGCCCGGGGCCGGCAAGAATATGGGCCTGGACGAGAAATGGGCCTACAACGCGATCAAGGCCGTCGGCAACTACGGCGAGATCTTCGAACGCAACGTGGGCGGCGGCAGCAAGCTGGGGCTCAAGCGCGGCGTCAATGCGCTGTGGAACCAGGGCGGGGCGATGTATCCCTGGCCGGTACGCTAG